A region of Salmo salar chromosome ssa17, Ssal_v3.1, whole genome shotgun sequence DNA encodes the following proteins:
- the LOC106575695 gene encoding NF-kappa-B inhibitor zeta isoform X2, which produces MIIDRIIENGLNLVHPGTVVTSPVYLGSFYQDISNAPEINNSLCAPNELDGWGNVMSPTPTTADSGTNECSMSEVASFGRFQGVRVKNTVKELIMQKRLSNQNVQQNSEREYTELTSLLQGHKRTADFSLITDSPAKRLATAKAILTLSPPEGNTLDIDFMELGYESMNSETSPQETLTDPFSLIDYQSLYPQTHMPHALGNSYVPQPFIAPLTPKGVWPLAQFAEGEPMSFFQWQIRQEEEKLAGFTPEMLTSQDNEGDTFLHIAVAQGRRALAYVLASRMATFGMLDMKEHNGQSALQLSVAANQHLIVQDLLAQGARINTADCWGRSPLHVCAEKGHALTLQTIQRALKGKGQELNVEEVNYDGLTPLQTAVRSHNAVVQEMGCMAAAPQSPGVVELMQRRKLLGQCVNTLLLMGASCATKDHKSGCTSLHMASQEANVELLRIFLDQPDSLSIVNVKAFSGNTALHFASSVHGRVTQVDAVKLLMRRGADPSSKNLENEQPAQLVAEGPVGDQVRRILKGKGYQARSAAQ; this is translated from the exons ATGATCATCGACAGAATTATCGAGAACGGCCTGAATCTTGTGCATCCAGGGACTGTTGTGACGAGCCCCGTGTATTTGGGGTCTTTTTACCAGGATATCTCAAATGCACCGGAGATCAACAACTCTCTCTGTGCGCCAAACGAGTTGGATGGCTGGGGAAATGTTATGAGCCCGACTCCGACAACTGCAGACAGTGGCACAAACG AGTGTTCCATGAGTGAGGTGGCGTCTTTTGGCCGTTTCCAAGGAGTGCGGGTGAAGAATACAGTGAAAGAACTCATCATGCAGAAGCGACTTAGCAACCAAAATGTACAG CAAAACTCTGAGAGAGAATACACAG AGTTGACGTCCCTTCTTCAAGGGCATAAGAGGACTGCGGACTTCAGCTTGATAACCGATTCACCTGCTAAAAGACTTGCTACTGCAAAGGCAATCCTG ACTCTGAGCCCTCCAGAGGGAAACACACTGGACATTGACTTCATGGAACTGGGATATGAGTCTATGAACTCAGAGACCTCCCCACAGGAGACCCTCACTGACCCCTTCAGCCTCATCGACTATCAGTCCCTCTACCCTCAAACCCACATGCCACATGCATTGGGAAACTCCTATGTCCCCCAGCCTTTCATCGCCCCGCTAACCCCAAAGGGTGTTTGGCCATTGGCTCAGTTTGCTGAAGGGGAGCCGATGTCCTTCTTTCAATGGCAGATACGACAGGAAGAAGAGAAGTTGGCAGGGTTCACCCCCGAGATGCTCACAAGCCAGGATAATGAGGGAGACAC atTCTTGCACATAGCTGTGGCACAGGGCAGAAGGGCTTTAGCTTATGTGCTGGCCAGCAGGATGGCTACCTTCGGCATGCTGGATATGAAGGAGCACAATGGCCAG AGTGCCCTTCAGTTGAGTGTTGCAGCCAATCAACATCTGATAGTGCAGGACCTGTTGGCCCAGGGGGCTCGGATCAACACCGCTGACTGCTGGGGCCGCTCCCCTCTGCATGTGTGTGCAGAGAAGGGCCACGCTCTCACTCTCCAG ACCATCCAAAGAGCTCTGAAGGGTAAAGGGCAGGAGCttaatgtggaagaagtcaactATGATG GCCTAACTCCTCTTCAGACAGCGGTCCGGTCTCACAATGCGGTTGTCCAGGAGATGGGCTGTATGGCGGCGGCCCCCCAGTCCCCTGGGGTGGTGGAGTTGATGCAGAGAAGGAAGctactggggcagtgtgtcaacaCACTGCTGCTCATGGGAGCCTCCTGTGCAACTAAG GATCATAAAAGTGGCTGCACCTCCCTGCACATGGCTTCTCAGGAGGCCAATGTGGAGCTTTTACGCATCTTCCTCGACCAGCCAGACTCTCTGTCTATTGTCAATGTCAAG GCATTCAGTGGAAACACAGCGCTGCACTTTGCCAGTTCTGTGCATGGTCGCGTGACTCAGGTGGATGCTGTGAAGCTCCTGATGAGGAGAGGGGCCGACCCCAGCTCCAAGAACCTGGAGAATGAGCAGCCTGCCCAGCTGGTGGCTGAAGGGCCCGTCGGAGACCAG GTGCGGCGTATCCTGAAGGGGAAAGGCTACCAGGCCCGGTCTGCTGCCCAGTAG
- the LOC106575695 gene encoding NF-kappa-B inhibitor zeta isoform X1 — MIIDRIIENGLNLVHPGTVVTSPVYLGSFYQDISNAPEINNSLCAPNELDGWGNVMSPTPTTADSGTNECSMSEVASFGRFQGVRVKNTVKELIMQKRLSNQNVQQNSEREYTELTSLLQGHKRTADFSLITDSPAKRLATAKAILTLSPPEGNTLDIDFMELGYESMNSETSPQETLTDPFSLIDYQSLYPQTHMPHALGNSYVPQPFIAPLTPKGVWPLAQFAEGEPMSFFQWQIRQEEEKLAGFTPEMLTSQDNEGDTFLHIAVAQGRRALAYVLASRMATFGMLDMKEHNGQSALQLSVAANQHLIVQDLLAQGARINTADCWGRSPLHVCAEKGHALTLQTIQRALKGKGQELNVEEVNYDGLTPLQTAVRSHNAVVQEMGCMAAAPQSPGVVELMQRRKLLGQCVNTLLLMGASCATKDHKSGCTSLHMASQEANVELLRIFLDQPDSLSIVNVKAFSGNTALHFASSVHGRVTQVDAVKLLMRRGADPSSKNLENEQPAQLVAEGPVGDQVNNAPKWFCGCPHRRTLLGSM, encoded by the exons ATGATCATCGACAGAATTATCGAGAACGGCCTGAATCTTGTGCATCCAGGGACTGTTGTGACGAGCCCCGTGTATTTGGGGTCTTTTTACCAGGATATCTCAAATGCACCGGAGATCAACAACTCTCTCTGTGCGCCAAACGAGTTGGATGGCTGGGGAAATGTTATGAGCCCGACTCCGACAACTGCAGACAGTGGCACAAACG AGTGTTCCATGAGTGAGGTGGCGTCTTTTGGCCGTTTCCAAGGAGTGCGGGTGAAGAATACAGTGAAAGAACTCATCATGCAGAAGCGACTTAGCAACCAAAATGTACAG CAAAACTCTGAGAGAGAATACACAG AGTTGACGTCCCTTCTTCAAGGGCATAAGAGGACTGCGGACTTCAGCTTGATAACCGATTCACCTGCTAAAAGACTTGCTACTGCAAAGGCAATCCTG ACTCTGAGCCCTCCAGAGGGAAACACACTGGACATTGACTTCATGGAACTGGGATATGAGTCTATGAACTCAGAGACCTCCCCACAGGAGACCCTCACTGACCCCTTCAGCCTCATCGACTATCAGTCCCTCTACCCTCAAACCCACATGCCACATGCATTGGGAAACTCCTATGTCCCCCAGCCTTTCATCGCCCCGCTAACCCCAAAGGGTGTTTGGCCATTGGCTCAGTTTGCTGAAGGGGAGCCGATGTCCTTCTTTCAATGGCAGATACGACAGGAAGAAGAGAAGTTGGCAGGGTTCACCCCCGAGATGCTCACAAGCCAGGATAATGAGGGAGACAC atTCTTGCACATAGCTGTGGCACAGGGCAGAAGGGCTTTAGCTTATGTGCTGGCCAGCAGGATGGCTACCTTCGGCATGCTGGATATGAAGGAGCACAATGGCCAG AGTGCCCTTCAGTTGAGTGTTGCAGCCAATCAACATCTGATAGTGCAGGACCTGTTGGCCCAGGGGGCTCGGATCAACACCGCTGACTGCTGGGGCCGCTCCCCTCTGCATGTGTGTGCAGAGAAGGGCCACGCTCTCACTCTCCAG ACCATCCAAAGAGCTCTGAAGGGTAAAGGGCAGGAGCttaatgtggaagaagtcaactATGATG GCCTAACTCCTCTTCAGACAGCGGTCCGGTCTCACAATGCGGTTGTCCAGGAGATGGGCTGTATGGCGGCGGCCCCCCAGTCCCCTGGGGTGGTGGAGTTGATGCAGAGAAGGAAGctactggggcagtgtgtcaacaCACTGCTGCTCATGGGAGCCTCCTGTGCAACTAAG GATCATAAAAGTGGCTGCACCTCCCTGCACATGGCTTCTCAGGAGGCCAATGTGGAGCTTTTACGCATCTTCCTCGACCAGCCAGACTCTCTGTCTATTGTCAATGTCAAG GCATTCAGTGGAAACACAGCGCTGCACTTTGCCAGTTCTGTGCATGGTCGCGTGACTCAGGTGGATGCTGTGAAGCTCCTGATGAGGAGAGGGGCCGACCCCAGCTCCAAGAACCTGGAGAATGAGCAGCCTGCCCAGCTGGTGGCTGAAGGGCCCGTCGGAGACCAGGTGAATAATGCCCCAAAATGGTTctgtggctgtccccataggagaacccttttgggttccatgtag
- the LOC106594174 gene encoding oocyte zinc finger protein XlCOF6 isoform X2 gives MSAVMWQVVGRRSLEHYGKLEDFVCLVTETVPELLTDRQRALLLLGLRAKMSQEWIVEDVAPELIQTHLDRIQSICLTKSSDKAFEDAKARLMAYTQRSPGDRWAFGQYFNAELESLVCVFLSRLEELLPVPDFKQAASWLDSVPGGVDECLQSIPHSDRLRSVLQSQTCCREHLVNRDSSPSQTNLLSSLPVCLPNMMVYHPSADSDSESEPIPEERMDEERGEEQEKVCIKREDDEKSKVAELIGQDQESANRVAGETETSNLGILGFIVQSQSIMIIPQPGQHSLAVVSQSAPTLTLPVACRGQTAVSSPPGQSRPSPERNTVPVSSQKPQVSPGSIIPESSDKPVECIRVESDTDSPTGESSSSGTHPSSVSHNPRRVAHKCPTCGKCFIYRSQVLRHLTTHSRGGRYKCAQCGVGFPTPWSLNDHKRSVCVNATLDCAQCGKRFASLREQYRHRLTHKTNTCFQCGAGFRTQLELTRHHKTHWAQPLHQCCLCGKRFRLLSSLTNHKQTHSSGGGFACTQCERVFGSAKERDAHRQMHRVPKLVCPVCGETFTSQAKLIKHQQTHPVPEGSEGQRYKCRYCEETFTGLTLMRIHQRSHLVDRPHQCDQCEKSFTTLGSLQSHLRTHSEEKPFLCAHCGKRFRTKDGMEGHLRIHTGEKPFHCSYCGKRFTALAGLNVHVRRHTGERPYVCEVCGKAWPSGGDLQKHMRCHTGERPYSCVDCGKTFSISCHLTEHMKTHSGEKPFSCPECGKSLKRKFDLKKHLLTHSGVRPYPCPRCDKSYTRRTHLNRHLQKHSAELLAAAL, from the exons ATGTCTGCGGTCATGTGGCAGGTGGTGGGGCGGCGGAGTTTGGAGCATTATGGGAAGCTGGAGGACTTTGTGTGTTTGGTCACAGAGACAGTTCCAGAACTACTGACTGACAGGCAGAGAGCATTACTGCTTCTGGGCCTCAGagcaaag ATGTCCCAGGAGTGGATAGTTGAGGATGTCGCCCCAGAACTCATCCAGACTCACCTGGACAGGATCCAGTCCATCTGTCTGacaaag TCCAGTGACAAAGCCTTTGAGGATGCCAAAGCCAGGCTCATGGCGTACACCCAGAGGAGTCCAGGAGATCGATGGGCT TTTGGTCAATACTTTAATGCAGAGCTGgagtctctggtgtgtgtgttcctctccagACTGGAGGAGCTGCTGCCAGTACCAGACTTTAAACAG GCTGCCTCCTGGCTTGACTCTGTCCCCGGTGGTGTGGATGAATGTCTGCAGTCTATCCCCCACAGTGACAGGCTGAGGTCTGTGCTGCAGAGCCAAACGTGCTGCCGAGAACACCTGGTAAATAGAG ACTCCAGCCCATCCCAGACCAACCTCCTCAGCTCTCTACCTGTTTGTCTTCCAAATATGATGGTGTACCATCCCTCTGCCGACTCTGACAGTGAGTCAGAACCCATCCCTGAGGAAAGGatggatgaagagagaggagaagaacaggAGAAGGTCTGCATCAAACGAGAGGACGACGAGAAATCGAAAGTAGCCGAGCTGATTGGTCAAGACCAGGAATCAGCCAATAGAGTGGCAGGAGAAACGGAAACATCCAACCTAGGGATTCTGGGTTTCATTGTTCAGAGCCAATCTATAATGATTATCCCCCAGCCGGGCCAGCACTCTCTGGCTGTCGTCTCCCAGTCTGCACCCACTCTCACCCTGCCTGTGGCCTGCAGGGGGCAGACTGCAGTCAGCTCTCCCCCAGGACAGAGCAGGCCCTCGCCAGAGAGGAACACTGTTCCTGTGAGCAGCCAAAAGCCCCAGGTCTCACcggggag CATCATCCCTGAGTCGTCTGATAAGCCTGTAGAATGTATTAGGGTGGAGAGTGACACAG ACAGCCCCACAGGGGAGTCCTCGTCTTCCGGGACGCACCCGTCTAGCGTATCCCACAATCCCCGGCGTGTTGCCCACAAGTGCCCGACGTGTGGGAAGTGTTTCATCTACCGTTCCCAGGTGCTGCGTCACCTGACCACACACTCGCGAGGCGGCCGCTACAAATGCGCCCAGTGTGGCGTTGGCTTCCCAACGCCCTGGAGCCTGAACGACCACAAGCGCTCTGTGTGTGTCAACGCCACCTTGGACTGCGCCCAGTGCGGGAAGCGGTTTGCGTCGCTCCGCGAGCAGTACCGCCACCGCCTCACCCACAAGACCAACACCTGTTTTCAATGTGGGGCGGGCTTTAGGACCCAGCTGGAACTGACCCGACACCACAAGACCCACTGGGCCCAGCCGCTGCACCAGTGCTGCCTGTGCGGCAAACGCTTCCGCCTCCTCTCCAGCCTGACCAATCACAAGCAGACTCACTCGTCCGGCGGCGGCTTCGCCTGCACCCAGTGCGAGCGTGTGTTCGGCTCGGCGAAGGAGCGCGACGCCCACCGGCAGATGCACCGCGTACCCAAGCTCGTCTGCCCTGTCTGCGGCGAGACATTCACCTCGCAGGCCAAACTCATCAAACACCAGCAGACCCATCCGGTCCCAGAGGGGAGCGAGGGCCAGAGGTACAAGTGCCGTTACTGTGAGGAGACGTTTACAGGCCTGACCCTCATGAGGATCCACCAGAGAAGCCATCTTGTGGACAGACCTCATCAATGTGACCAGTGTGAGAAGAGCTTCACTACTCTGGGGTCCCTCCAGTCCCACCTCAGAACCCACTCGGAGGAGAAGCCCTTTCTCTGCGCCCACTGCGGCAAGCGCTTCCGGACCAAAGACGGCATGGAGGGACACCTCCGGATCCACACGGGCGAGAAGCCCTTCCACTGCTCCTACTGCGGGAAACGCTTTACGGCGCTCGCCGGGTTGAACGTTCACGTGCGGCGGCACACGGGCGAGAGGCCGTACGTGTGTGAGGTGTGCGGAAAGGCGTGGCCCTCAGGTGGGGACTTGCAGAAACACATGCGCtgtcacacaggagagagaccttaCAGCTGTGTTGACTGTGGAAAGACATTCTCCATATCCTGTCACCTGACAGAACACATGAAGACACACTCAG GTGAGAAGCCGTTCTCTTGTCCAGAGTGTGGGAAGAGCCTGAAGAGGAAGTTTGATCTGAAGAAGCACCTGTTGACTCACTCTGGAGTGCGTCCGTACCCCTGCCCTCGCTGTGACAAGAGCTACACCCGCCGCACACACCTCAACAGGCACCTACAGAAACACTCGGCTGAGCTGTTAGCAGCAGCATTGTAG
- the LOC106594174 gene encoding zinc finger protein 345 isoform X1 gives MDGPLPLSSLRLLVPPLRLMSAVMWQVVGRRSLEHYGKLEDFVCLVTETVPELLTDRQRALLLLGLRAKMSQEWIVEDVAPELIQTHLDRIQSICLTKSSDKAFEDAKARLMAYTQRSPGDRWAFGQYFNAELESLVCVFLSRLEELLPVPDFKQAASWLDSVPGGVDECLQSIPHSDRLRSVLQSQTCCREHLVNRDSSPSQTNLLSSLPVCLPNMMVYHPSADSDSESEPIPEERMDEERGEEQEKVCIKREDDEKSKVAELIGQDQESANRVAGETETSNLGILGFIVQSQSIMIIPQPGQHSLAVVSQSAPTLTLPVACRGQTAVSSPPGQSRPSPERNTVPVSSQKPQVSPGSIIPESSDKPVECIRVESDTDSPTGESSSSGTHPSSVSHNPRRVAHKCPTCGKCFIYRSQVLRHLTTHSRGGRYKCAQCGVGFPTPWSLNDHKRSVCVNATLDCAQCGKRFASLREQYRHRLTHKTNTCFQCGAGFRTQLELTRHHKTHWAQPLHQCCLCGKRFRLLSSLTNHKQTHSSGGGFACTQCERVFGSAKERDAHRQMHRVPKLVCPVCGETFTSQAKLIKHQQTHPVPEGSEGQRYKCRYCEETFTGLTLMRIHQRSHLVDRPHQCDQCEKSFTTLGSLQSHLRTHSEEKPFLCAHCGKRFRTKDGMEGHLRIHTGEKPFHCSYCGKRFTALAGLNVHVRRHTGERPYVCEVCGKAWPSGGDLQKHMRCHTGERPYSCVDCGKTFSISCHLTEHMKTHSGEKPFSCPECGKSLKRKFDLKKHLLTHSGVRPYPCPRCDKSYTRRTHLNRHLQKHSAELLAAAL, from the exons atggccccctccctctctcctctctgagacTCCTGGTGCCACCGCTGCGTCTGATGTCTGCGGTCATGTGGCAGGTGGTGGGGCGGCGGAGTTTGGAGCATTATGGGAAGCTGGAGGACTTTGTGTGTTTGGTCACAGAGACAGTTCCAGAACTACTGACTGACAGGCAGAGAGCATTACTGCTTCTGGGCCTCAGagcaaag ATGTCCCAGGAGTGGATAGTTGAGGATGTCGCCCCAGAACTCATCCAGACTCACCTGGACAGGATCCAGTCCATCTGTCTGacaaag TCCAGTGACAAAGCCTTTGAGGATGCCAAAGCCAGGCTCATGGCGTACACCCAGAGGAGTCCAGGAGATCGATGGGCT TTTGGTCAATACTTTAATGCAGAGCTGgagtctctggtgtgtgtgttcctctccagACTGGAGGAGCTGCTGCCAGTACCAGACTTTAAACAG GCTGCCTCCTGGCTTGACTCTGTCCCCGGTGGTGTGGATGAATGTCTGCAGTCTATCCCCCACAGTGACAGGCTGAGGTCTGTGCTGCAGAGCCAAACGTGCTGCCGAGAACACCTGGTAAATAGAG ACTCCAGCCCATCCCAGACCAACCTCCTCAGCTCTCTACCTGTTTGTCTTCCAAATATGATGGTGTACCATCCCTCTGCCGACTCTGACAGTGAGTCAGAACCCATCCCTGAGGAAAGGatggatgaagagagaggagaagaacaggAGAAGGTCTGCATCAAACGAGAGGACGACGAGAAATCGAAAGTAGCCGAGCTGATTGGTCAAGACCAGGAATCAGCCAATAGAGTGGCAGGAGAAACGGAAACATCCAACCTAGGGATTCTGGGTTTCATTGTTCAGAGCCAATCTATAATGATTATCCCCCAGCCGGGCCAGCACTCTCTGGCTGTCGTCTCCCAGTCTGCACCCACTCTCACCCTGCCTGTGGCCTGCAGGGGGCAGACTGCAGTCAGCTCTCCCCCAGGACAGAGCAGGCCCTCGCCAGAGAGGAACACTGTTCCTGTGAGCAGCCAAAAGCCCCAGGTCTCACcggggag CATCATCCCTGAGTCGTCTGATAAGCCTGTAGAATGTATTAGGGTGGAGAGTGACACAG ACAGCCCCACAGGGGAGTCCTCGTCTTCCGGGACGCACCCGTCTAGCGTATCCCACAATCCCCGGCGTGTTGCCCACAAGTGCCCGACGTGTGGGAAGTGTTTCATCTACCGTTCCCAGGTGCTGCGTCACCTGACCACACACTCGCGAGGCGGCCGCTACAAATGCGCCCAGTGTGGCGTTGGCTTCCCAACGCCCTGGAGCCTGAACGACCACAAGCGCTCTGTGTGTGTCAACGCCACCTTGGACTGCGCCCAGTGCGGGAAGCGGTTTGCGTCGCTCCGCGAGCAGTACCGCCACCGCCTCACCCACAAGACCAACACCTGTTTTCAATGTGGGGCGGGCTTTAGGACCCAGCTGGAACTGACCCGACACCACAAGACCCACTGGGCCCAGCCGCTGCACCAGTGCTGCCTGTGCGGCAAACGCTTCCGCCTCCTCTCCAGCCTGACCAATCACAAGCAGACTCACTCGTCCGGCGGCGGCTTCGCCTGCACCCAGTGCGAGCGTGTGTTCGGCTCGGCGAAGGAGCGCGACGCCCACCGGCAGATGCACCGCGTACCCAAGCTCGTCTGCCCTGTCTGCGGCGAGACATTCACCTCGCAGGCCAAACTCATCAAACACCAGCAGACCCATCCGGTCCCAGAGGGGAGCGAGGGCCAGAGGTACAAGTGCCGTTACTGTGAGGAGACGTTTACAGGCCTGACCCTCATGAGGATCCACCAGAGAAGCCATCTTGTGGACAGACCTCATCAATGTGACCAGTGTGAGAAGAGCTTCACTACTCTGGGGTCCCTCCAGTCCCACCTCAGAACCCACTCGGAGGAGAAGCCCTTTCTCTGCGCCCACTGCGGCAAGCGCTTCCGGACCAAAGACGGCATGGAGGGACACCTCCGGATCCACACGGGCGAGAAGCCCTTCCACTGCTCCTACTGCGGGAAACGCTTTACGGCGCTCGCCGGGTTGAACGTTCACGTGCGGCGGCACACGGGCGAGAGGCCGTACGTGTGTGAGGTGTGCGGAAAGGCGTGGCCCTCAGGTGGGGACTTGCAGAAACACATGCGCtgtcacacaggagagagaccttaCAGCTGTGTTGACTGTGGAAAGACATTCTCCATATCCTGTCACCTGACAGAACACATGAAGACACACTCAG GTGAGAAGCCGTTCTCTTGTCCAGAGTGTGGGAAGAGCCTGAAGAGGAAGTTTGATCTGAAGAAGCACCTGTTGACTCACTCTGGAGTGCGTCCGTACCCCTGCCCTCGCTGTGACAAGAGCTACACCCGCCGCACACACCTCAACAGGCACCTACAGAAACACTCGGCTGAGCTGTTAGCAGCAGCATTGTAG